AAAACTCAGCCAGTGCTGGGGGTGCAGTTTTCAGTACTGGATATTCCAGTCTCAGTATTATGGGTTCATCCTTCGAATCAAACCATGCAGGGAATGGTGGGGCCATCACTAGCTATGGGAACATCACAGTCAAAGATTCAGCCTTCAACCAGGACACAGCCGATGGATTAGGGGGTTCAGTCTTCCTTTCCCCATACAATGAGGGTGAGGCTGCATATATCTATGGTTCAGTCTTCAATGGCATTTCAGCCCGTTGGGGGGGGCGCTTTATATGGAAGGAGTACCTCAGGAATATTCCATGTGACACTTGTAAACAGCACATTCTCCTCATGCAGGGCACTGTATGGTGGAGCGGTCCTCATGTCTCATGTCACGGCCATCGTGGATGGATGCACCTTCCATGCCAACAGGGCAGATGAGCATGCAGGTGCAGTCAAGAATGACTACGGTAACCTTACAGTGAGGAACAGTAACTTCACAGATAACAGTGCATACTTTGGTGCGGGTGCAGTGGGGAGCTTACACGCGGAACTTGCAGATATAAGGGGCAGTACCTTCACGGGTAACAGCGCAGATACATGGAAACTTGGCTCAGCTGTACTAAGCTACTACACAAGGACTGTGCTTAATTTCTGCCGCATCATAAACAACGCCCATGTTGATGTCTACTGTGAGGCGGGTGAGGGGATTGATGCACGCTACAACTGGTGGGGTAGCAACGTACCTGACTTCACAGAACTCACGGCAAGTGATGTTATATGCGACCCATGGCTGGTTTTGAAGATGAGGGTTGACCCCTCAACTGTTACCGTGGGCGGCAAACCAGTGGTTACAGTAAGCCTCAGAGAGGACAGTGAGGGTGGCATCCACCATACAGGGTTCAGTTTACCTGTTAACTTCTCATCAAGTGCAGGTGTGCTGGATGATGCCCTTATGGTTAATGGGACGGCATCCTCCGTACTCAGGAACCTTAACAGTCCCGGAATGGTCCTTATAACTGCAGTGGTTGATAATCAGATGGTCAACACCACAGTTAATGTCCTAGCAGCTCCTGTAACAGGGATAAGCGTTGGACAGCTTACTGCAGCTGCGGCATGGGTGAATAAATACTATGGACGCTACAGGCAGCTCCCATCATATCTGACAATACAGGCGCGGAGGTACACTATGGCCCAGTTTCTAGACCTCCTTACACGTGGGACCATACAGCTCAATAGTGGCACTCTGAACCCACTAAAACCACGTTCTGTGGGCTACGCTGGAAGTACGGGTATATCAGGGTCCGGTAGGCTGTACCGTGCAGCTTATGTATCAGTGGCTTCAAGCATAAAGGGGTTCATAGACCGCACAGGCAGGGCACCAAGATATGCGACCACAGGCCATGGCAGGTTGAGCTTCATAAGCCTGGTCATTGGTTACAGTAGAATAATTGATTTCTATGGAAGGAATGGAAGGTTACCGGCTTATCTGGTCCTCTAATCCATCCTTTTTATTTTAACTGACTTATTCCTGTTCCTACACACAGAACTTTATGTTGCATTAACAACAGTTGCACTAACAACATTTATATGGTTGGTTCCATCATACACTCCACAGGAGTTGATTATTTGAATCCAAAGATACCACTAAGAGGGCTTCTCTCAATAATCCTCAGGAGCCACAGGGTCTTCATATCAAGGGAACTTGAAGACATGAACCTCACAGACGCCCAAGTGGCATGCATACTTCGCGTAAACCACAGACCTGGAGTCACCCAGGACGAACTGGCCTGGTTCTTCCAGGTGGACAAGGGGACCATAGCAAGGACCATCAGGCGACTGGAAGACAGGGGATTTTTAAATAGAAAACAGGACCCAGATAACAGAAGGAGATACATGCTCAGTCTCACAGAGAAGGGCAGGCAGGCCATACCTATCATAATGGATGCTGAGAGGAAATGGGCAGAACTCCTGTTCAGAAACATGACCATGGAAGAACAGGAAGCATTCATCAGGATGTGCCAGAGGCTTGCAGAGGAGGCAATGGAGATAAGGAGGATTGAAGATGACAGAAGGCGTTAATATAATCAGGGGGGACCCGAGGAGGGCCATCCTGAAGCTCTCAGGCCCAATGATAATAGCGATGCTCCTCACATCCATCTACAACCTTGTGGATGCGGTCTGGGTCGCTGGGCTGGGAGGTGAGGCCCTCGCAGCCATAGGTTTCGTGACACCAGTCTACATGGTCATGGTGGGTTTATCAAATGGTCTCGGTGCAGGGGCCGCCTCCTCGGTATCAAGGTACCTGGGGGCCGGTGACATGGACGCCGTGGACAACAGTGCAACTCACACAGTCATCATAACACTGGCAGTCTCCCTGGTCCTCACACTTATAATAGAGCTGCTCCTGGGCAACATACTACTCTCCCTTGGCGCTGCAGGGGCCTTCAGGGAGGCCCTTGACTATGGTAGCATCGTATTTGCAGGTACAGTGTTCACCCTCTTCACAGGGGCAGCCTACGGTATACTGAGGTCTGAGGGTGATGCCAAGAGGCCCATGTATGCCATGGGGATCTCAGCCGTCCTCAACATGGTCCTTGACCCCATCTTCATATACAATGCAGGCTGGGGTATTGCAGGAGCTGCCTGGGCGACAGTCATATCACAGCTGGTAGTTTCCCTGATAATCATCTACTGGTTCCTCGCCGGGAAAACCTTCACATCCATAGGCAGGGGACGGTTTAAACCTGACAGGAGCATCGCATGGTCAATAATCTCTGTTACAGTCCCTGCAAGTGCAGAGTTCTTCATCATGTCAATGGTCACAGCGGTCATAAACTGGATACTCGTCACTGCAGCAGGTACAAGTGCAGTCGCAGTCTACTCTGCAGGGTGGAGGATAGTTATGATGGCCATAGTGCCTGTCATAGCAGTCGCAACGGCCCTTATAAGTGTATCGGGGTTCGCATACGGGTCAAAGAACTTCAGGAACCTTGAAGTGGCCCATGGATACTCAATAAAGATAGGACTCATCATAGCAGCAGCCACAGCAGGCTTCACCTTCATACTTGCACCATGGATCTCATGGATATTCTCCTACTCCCAGGCCTCCGCGGCCCTCGCACCCAGGATAACCGAGTTCCTGAGGGTCATATGCCTCTTCTACATTTTC
The sequence above is drawn from the Methanothermobacter wolfeii genome and encodes:
- a CDS encoding MarR family winged helix-turn-helix transcriptional regulator, whose translation is MNPKIPLRGLLSIILRSHRVFISRELEDMNLTDAQVACILRVNHRPGVTQDELAWFFQVDKGTIARTIRRLEDRGFLNRKQDPDNRRRYMLSLTEKGRQAIPIIMDAERKWAELLFRNMTMEEQEAFIRMCQRLAEEAMEIRRIEDDRRR
- a CDS encoding MATE family efflux transporter, producing the protein MTEGVNIIRGDPRRAILKLSGPMIIAMLLTSIYNLVDAVWVAGLGGEALAAIGFVTPVYMVMVGLSNGLGAGAASSVSRYLGAGDMDAVDNSATHTVIITLAVSLVLTLIIELLLGNILLSLGAAGAFREALDYGSIVFAGTVFTLFTGAAYGILRSEGDAKRPMYAMGISAVLNMVLDPIFIYNAGWGIAGAAWATVISQLVVSLIIIYWFLAGKTFTSIGRGRFKPDRSIAWSIISVTVPASAEFFIMSMVTAVINWILVTAAGTSAVAVYSAGWRIVMMAIVPVIAVATALISVSGFAYGSKNFRNLEVAHGYSIKIGLIIAAATAGFTFILAPWISWIFSYSQASAALAPRITEFLRVICLFYIFLPPGIMSGSVFQGTGRGLTSLVLSFIRQVLLVVVFAYLLAVTLGMGEAGVWWGVVAGDIGGSLIAYTWARVFIGRLKRYGML